DNA sequence from the Actinomycetota bacterium genome:
GTTCTCCGCTCATCTTCCACCACGACGACGCAGACACCCTCGTCGGAAGCTTCCAGTACACCTCGATGACTGCGGCTCCCCGCAATCTCCTGCCGCGTTGTAATAGAGACCTCGCGTCCGACCGCCTTGAGGAAATGGGCAGGTCGCCGGAGCTTGCGCTCGAGTCCGGGCGACGACACCTCGAGCGTATACGGGCCCGCCAAGTCCGCCTCCGCGTCGAGAAGGCGAGAAATGCCGTCGGTTGTCTCGGAGATCCGGCCCACGTCG
Encoded proteins:
- a CDS encoding ribosome maturation factor RimP, producing MNETALWDKLERYLTAEGLELDDVEWSGRVLRVLVDADGGIDVGRISETTDGISRLLDAEADLAGPYTLEVSSPGLERKLRRPAHFLKAVGREVSITTRQEIAGSRSHRGVLEASDEGVCVVVVEDERRTLPMSEIASAKTMFRWERNAKPGKARRKEGSR